Proteins co-encoded in one bacterium genomic window:
- a CDS encoding DUF4388 domain-containing protein — MAHRSLTALVFSGFTPTTSATIISMLGDDGLPGDIRIVQELTDQPWRTSRSGLLVMSMDPNTDLAKVSHYIQDRTTWWEVVVCLTESIWAYEPALLAQGAVKVIPHPEDELSRCRDELRNLLSILSMHMTDILGLELADLLQLYGDKRVPKTIRICGEGVIGSIYMRNGNIVHAETIDEIEGVKAFNRLFAVKAPEIRVHNGCLTSKNTVNQPVMSVMLEGARINDEVERDSIEFMGQPEAPTAEDVSQSLSEIFEELDIPVSGEVSKSDVDSDFDSDLDELDF, encoded by the coding sequence ATGGCACACCGCAGTCTCACAGCCCTGGTTTTCAGCGGATTCACGCCCACGACGTCCGCCACGATCATCTCGATGCTCGGTGACGATGGGCTGCCGGGCGATATTCGGATCGTCCAGGAATTGACAGACCAGCCCTGGCGCACCAGCCGCTCGGGCCTGCTCGTGATGAGCATGGACCCGAATACCGACCTGGCAAAGGTGTCTCACTACATCCAGGACCGCACGACCTGGTGGGAAGTGGTCGTGTGCCTGACCGAGAGCATCTGGGCATACGAGCCTGCCTTGCTGGCCCAGGGAGCGGTCAAGGTCATCCCCCACCCGGAGGATGAGCTGAGCCGTTGTCGCGACGAGCTCCGCAACCTGCTCTCAATCCTCTCGATGCACATGACCGACATCCTGGGGCTGGAGCTGGCGGATCTACTGCAGCTTTACGGCGACAAGCGCGTTCCGAAGACGATCCGAATCTGCGGCGAAGGCGTGATCGGTTCGATTTACATGCGCAATGGGAACATTGTTCATGCCGAGACGATCGACGAAATTGAAGGCGTGAAAGCCTTCAATCGGCTGTTCGCCGTCAAGGCCCCCGAGATTCGTGTTCACAACGGCTGCCTGACGTCGAAGAACACCGTGAATCAGCCGGTCATGTCTGTCATGCTCGAGGGCGCCCGGATTAACGATGAGGTCGAGCGGGATTCCATCGAGTTCATGGGCCAACCGGAGGCGCCGACTGCTGAAGACGTCAGCCAATCGCTCTCGGAGATTTTCGAAGAACTCGACATCCCCGTTTCGGGCGAAGTCTCAAAGTCGGATGTGGACTCGGACTTCGACTCGGATCTCGATGAATTGGATTTCTGA
- the mqnC gene encoding dehypoxanthine futalosine cyclase, with product MTVASIQAQIDEILAICNKGERRITDEEALVLFQHAQLPELSVAASAVRRRMNPDPIVTYIVDRNVNYTNVCLADCDFCAFFRKLNDPEAYVLSHEELGQKIAETQDLGGDQILLQGGMHPRLKLEWYEEMLGFIKKEFGIHLHAFSAPEIHAFSRINRIGYEEVLGRLREAGLDSIPGGGAEILSDRVRNEITRGKCSTEEWLEVHRTWHRLGGRSTATMMFGHVESLEERIEHFRHVRELQDETGGFTAFIDWTFQTENTKLGAERNIREVGSWDYLRTTAIARLYLDNIQHVQASWVTQGGRVGQISLFYGCDDMGSIMIEENVVRAAGAEFRMTEETLRNLISEAGFTPRRRNFFYELQPEPTLIG from the coding sequence ATGACGGTAGCGAGCATCCAGGCACAGATTGATGAGATTCTGGCGATCTGCAACAAGGGAGAGCGGCGGATTACGGACGAGGAAGCGCTCGTTCTGTTCCAGCACGCCCAACTTCCGGAGCTTTCCGTGGCGGCCTCGGCGGTGCGCCGGCGCATGAATCCCGATCCGATTGTCACCTACATCGTGGATCGGAATGTCAACTACACGAACGTCTGTCTGGCCGACTGCGACTTTTGCGCGTTCTTCCGCAAGCTCAACGACCCTGAAGCCTATGTCCTCTCGCACGAGGAACTCGGCCAGAAGATCGCTGAGACCCAGGACCTGGGCGGCGATCAGATTCTGCTCCAGGGCGGCATGCATCCGCGGCTCAAACTGGAGTGGTACGAGGAGATGCTGGGCTTCATCAAGAAGGAGTTCGGCATTCATCTGCACGCATTCAGTGCACCGGAGATTCATGCTTTCTCGCGCATCAACCGGATCGGCTATGAGGAAGTCCTTGGGCGCCTCCGCGAGGCGGGGCTCGACTCGATTCCCGGCGGGGGAGCGGAGATCCTGAGCGATCGCGTGCGTAACGAAATCACGCGCGGTAAGTGCAGCACCGAAGAATGGCTCGAGGTCCACCGCACCTGGCATCGCCTGGGCGGACGATCAACTGCCACGATGATGTTCGGGCACGTGGAGTCACTGGAAGAGCGCATCGAGCACTTCCGCCACGTTCGGGAACTGCAGGATGAGACGGGCGGATTCACCGCATTTATCGATTGGACGTTCCAGACGGAAAACACGAAGCTCGGCGCTGAGCGAAACATCCGCGAGGTCGGCTCCTGGGATTACCTGCGCACGACGGCCATCGCACGGCTGTATCTGGATAACATCCAGCACGTGCAGGCCTCCTGGGTCACGCAGGGTGGCCGCGTCGGACAGATCAGCCTCTTCTACGGCTGCGACGACATGGGATCGATCATGATCGAGGAAAACGTCGTCCGCGCAGCCGGTGCGGAGTTCCGCATGACGGAGGAAACGTTGCGCAATTTGATCTCGGAGGCGGGATTCACACCGCGCCGGCGCAATTTCTTCTACGAACTGCAGCCGGAGCCGACGCTAATCGGTTGA